Proteins encoded in a region of the Nitrospirota bacterium genome:
- a CDS encoding sigma-70 family RNA polymerase sigma factor: MGERERPVDDLMDAESYREELEDKGEAEKPSANEAAEPVEDSSSQRGLDAIKYYLKEIRKTPLLTFEQEQELAKLIEKGDQEARARMIESNLRLVVAIGKKYINRGLQFSDIIEEGNLGLIRAVEKFQYERGFKFSTYASWWIKQSIERAIVNQTRTIRLPVHIAEIVNSYMRASRQLTQSLGRDPSIEEIAKKMKVTVEKVRSISQVVRETYSLDMLIGDQEEDTLKDILQDNNALSPATVSDEIRRREHIDEWLQQLSVSERKVIEMRFGLVDGEPKTLDSIGKEFGITRERVRQIETQALNKLRLITRRKKIDLEEML; the protein is encoded by the coding sequence ACGACCTGATGGACGCAGAGTCCTACCGGGAGGAACTCGAGGACAAAGGGGAAGCTGAAAAGCCAAGCGCGAACGAGGCCGCCGAGCCGGTCGAAGACAGCTCGTCTCAGCGCGGCCTCGATGCCATCAAGTATTACCTCAAGGAAATCAGGAAGACGCCGCTCCTTACCTTCGAACAGGAGCAGGAACTGGCCAAGCTCATCGAAAAGGGCGACCAGGAGGCCAGGGCCAGGATGATCGAGTCGAATCTGCGGCTCGTCGTGGCGATCGGCAAGAAGTATATCAATCGGGGCCTCCAGTTCTCCGACATCATCGAAGAAGGCAACCTGGGGCTGATCAGGGCCGTTGAGAAGTTCCAGTATGAACGCGGTTTCAAGTTCAGCACCTATGCTTCCTGGTGGATCAAGCAGTCCATCGAACGGGCCATCGTGAATCAAACGCGCACGATCCGCCTTCCTGTCCACATCGCCGAGATCGTCAACTCCTACATGCGGGCCTCCCGGCAGCTGACCCAGTCACTTGGGCGCGATCCTTCCATTGAGGAAATAGCGAAAAAAATGAAGGTCACCGTTGAAAAAGTGCGGAGCATTTCCCAGGTGGTGCGGGAAACGTACTCGCTCGACATGCTGATCGGCGACCAGGAAGAAGACACCCTGAAGGACATCCTTCAGGACAACAATGCCCTGTCTCCGGCCACCGTTTCGGACGAGATCCGCAGGCGGGAGCATATCGATGAGTGGCTGCAGCAGCTTTCCGTCAGCGAGCGGAAGGTGATCGAAATGCGGTTCGGGCTTGTAGACGGGGAGCCCAAGACGCTGGACAGCATCGGCAAGGAGTTCGGGATCACCCGGGAGCGCGTACGCCAGATCGAAACCCAGGCCCTGAACAAACTCAGGCTCATCACCAGGCGAAAGAAGATAGATCTGGAAGAGATGCTGTAA